The following proteins come from a genomic window of Edaphobacter sp. 4G125:
- a CDS encoding S9 family peptidase has product MKMLGYVLAGFMASGVAAAQVAAVKNSSASIATEQDAAAGAGRRPMTFADLQRMKRLGDPQISPSGKWVMFSAVDVDLAANTKVSHLWVVPLAGGREQQLTFWKEGESEGRFSPDGKHVAFISVDGGTSAQIYLADWNEAEGKLGTPRQLTHVSTEADGPVWSPDSQRILFVSRVYPECSEEESWLDEENCNKRRDEATAKNPVKAMTFDHLLYRHWDSYIGPKRSHVLVVNATDGNGVRDLTPKRWIGDAEAPVFSLGGPVGYAWAPDSHEIAFVTNLDAVPAASTNNDVFTLRLDEAGVRPIKISISPGSDDAPAYSPDGSWLAFRSQARAGYESDRFRLMVYDRSKPAGQPESESTSQKVSEPARPVSQRGRLSTVRRAVEATEMKGPLRELLPKLDLWVDEFTWAPDSKTIYFVSEEMGEANVLSVQVDLPEATAIANKAEYGDLKVSPDGRTIVTSMMTVRSPAAISAIPLDTEGHGGAPVVRLTHMNDAVLSQLDLPRMESFMFPGAESTAVQGFLLRPPGFDATKKYPMKFLIHGGPQGAWGDAWSYRWNPELMAASGYVVVMINPRGSTGYGQSFIDGVNGDWGGKPYIDLMKGLDYVEQHYSFVDKTRECALGGSYGGYMANWILTHTNRFACIVTHDGMFNPQSAYGTTEELWFNEWEFRAPGDKEPGQPWRYSDRPVANDPFRKWSPLLSIKNAKTPTLVIHGQKDYRLDVSEGFQLFTALQRLNVPSRMLYFPDEGHWVLKPKNSQRWYEEVGEWCDRWTRSNTYSSAVQ; this is encoded by the coding sequence ATGAAGATGTTGGGATATGTGCTGGCAGGATTTATGGCCAGCGGAGTCGCCGCCGCCCAGGTTGCCGCAGTTAAAAATTCTTCGGCGAGTATCGCCACAGAACAGGATGCAGCAGCAGGCGCTGGGCGAAGGCCAATGACCTTTGCTGATCTGCAACGAATGAAACGATTGGGCGATCCGCAAATCTCCCCTTCAGGCAAATGGGTGATGTTCTCTGCTGTCGATGTTGATCTTGCCGCGAACACCAAGGTCTCGCATCTCTGGGTGGTTCCTCTGGCGGGTGGGCGAGAGCAACAGTTGACGTTCTGGAAAGAGGGCGAGAGCGAAGGCCGCTTCTCCCCGGACGGAAAACATGTTGCGTTTATTTCAGTGGACGGTGGCACGTCTGCGCAGATCTATCTTGCCGATTGGAATGAGGCCGAAGGCAAACTGGGAACTCCGCGGCAGCTGACCCATGTAAGCACCGAGGCGGATGGGCCGGTCTGGTCGCCGGACTCGCAACGGATTTTGTTTGTTTCGCGAGTGTATCCGGAGTGCAGCGAAGAGGAGTCATGGCTTGACGAAGAAAACTGCAATAAACGCCGTGATGAGGCAACGGCGAAGAATCCCGTAAAGGCGATGACCTTCGACCATCTTCTGTATCGGCATTGGGACTCCTATATTGGTCCGAAGCGAAGCCACGTACTCGTGGTGAATGCAACGGATGGAAATGGTGTGCGCGATCTTACACCGAAGCGATGGATCGGAGATGCAGAGGCGCCGGTATTCTCGTTGGGCGGGCCTGTAGGGTATGCATGGGCTCCTGATTCGCATGAGATCGCCTTTGTCACCAATCTGGATGCGGTGCCAGCGGCAAGTACGAACAACGATGTCTTTACGCTGCGGCTGGATGAAGCCGGTGTGCGGCCGATAAAGATCTCGATCTCACCGGGGAGCGACGACGCTCCAGCGTATTCACCGGATGGGAGCTGGCTGGCGTTCCGCTCGCAGGCTCGCGCAGGATATGAGAGCGATCGTTTTCGGTTGATGGTGTATGACCGGAGCAAGCCAGCGGGTCAGCCAGAAAGCGAATCGACAAGTCAGAAGGTGAGCGAACCAGCGCGACCAGTAAGTCAGCGAGGCAGGCTGTCGACGGTGCGACGCGCGGTCGAGGCGACTGAGATGAAGGGGCCGTTGCGGGAGCTGCTGCCGAAGCTCGATCTCTGGGTGGATGAGTTTACGTGGGCTCCCGACTCGAAGACGATCTACTTCGTCAGCGAGGAGATGGGCGAGGCCAATGTGCTCTCGGTGCAGGTGGACCTGCCAGAAGCAACGGCGATTGCGAACAAGGCGGAGTATGGCGATCTGAAGGTCTCCCCCGATGGTCGGACGATTGTAACTTCGATGATGACGGTGCGGAGTCCAGCGGCGATCTCGGCGATTCCGTTGGATACGGAGGGTCACGGCGGCGCTCCGGTGGTGCGACTGACACATATGAACGATGCTGTGCTGAGCCAGCTCGATCTGCCACGCATGGAAAGCTTCATGTTCCCGGGCGCGGAGAGCACGGCGGTACAAGGTTTTCTGCTGCGCCCGCCAGGATTCGATGCGACGAAGAAGTATCCCATGAAGTTTCTGATTCATGGTGGCCCACAAGGGGCTTGGGGAGATGCGTGGAGCTATCGTTGGAACCCAGAACTGATGGCTGCAAGCGGATACGTGGTGGTGATGATCAACCCTCGTGGTTCGACGGGCTACGGGCAGTCCTTTATTGATGGAGTGAATGGCGATTGGGGAGGTAAACCATACATCGACCTGATGAAGGGATTGGACTATGTCGAACAGCACTATAGCTTCGTCGATAAGACGCGGGAGTGCGCGCTGGGCGGCAGCTACGGCGGCTACATGGCCAACTGGATTCTGACTCACACGAATCGTTTTGCCTGCATCGTGACGCACGACGGCATGTTCAATCCGCAAAGCGCCTACGGCACAACCGAAGAACTATGGTTCAACGAGTGGGAGTTCCGCGCGCCGGGAGATAAAGAACCTGGACAGCCGTGGCGATATTCTGATCGACCCGTGGCCAACGATCCCTTCCGCAAATGGTCACCGCTGCTTTCTATTAAGAATGCGAAGACTCCGACGCTGGTGATTCATGGTCAGAAGGATTACCGTCTGGATGTAAGCGAGGGTTTCCAGCTCTTTACTGCGCTGCAGCGGTTGAATGTGCCTTCACGGATGCTCTATTTCCCGGATGAGGGCCACTGGGTGCTGAAACCCAAAAACTCGCAACGGTGGTACGAAGAGGTTGGCGAGTGGTGCGACCGTTGGACGAGGTCCAACACATACTCCAGCGCGGTGCAGTAA
- a CDS encoding regulatory protein RecX gives MAFSRSKKKKEPLNEAELLEYAVNALARKMRTVRDLKRLMRTRVEEGEAGERLMDRVVTRLKELNYLSDTRFAADYTRLRKENEKFGQRRVRQDLVQKGVHKDLIASTLATAYEDVDEVELARAYIARKRMKRPEGEDAKKQAARVMGRLMRAGFSPGTIYKVLRSWEIDVDEIDEPVMDEEA, from the coding sequence ATGGCGTTCTCACGATCAAAGAAGAAAAAAGAACCGCTCAACGAGGCGGAGTTGCTTGAGTATGCGGTCAATGCGCTGGCTCGCAAGATGCGAACTGTACGCGACCTGAAGCGATTGATGCGGACTCGTGTCGAAGAGGGCGAGGCCGGTGAACGCCTGATGGATCGCGTGGTCACTCGGTTGAAGGAGCTGAATTACCTTAGCGATACTCGCTTCGCTGCGGACTACACGCGACTGCGTAAAGAGAATGAGAAGTTCGGTCAAAGACGTGTCCGGCAGGACCTTGTGCAGAAGGGAGTGCATAAAGACTTGATTGCCTCGACACTGGCCACCGCCTATGAAGACGTCGACGAGGTTGAGCTGGCCCGGGCATATATCGCACGCAAGCGTATGAAGCGCCCTGAAGGAGAGGATGCGAAAAAACAAGCAGCACGTGTGATGGGAAGGCTGATGCGCGCGGGATTCTCCCCTGGAACGATCTATAAAGTGTTGCGTTCATGGGAGATCGATGTGGATGAGATCGATGAGCCGGTGATGGACGAAGAAGCCTGA
- the alaS gene encoding alanine--tRNA ligase codes for MSYRSGSQIREDFLRFFEGKGHRRVHSSSLVPANDPTLLFTNAGMNQFKDVFLGLEKRDYARATTSQKCVRAGGKHNDLENVGFTRRHHTFFEMLGNFSFGDYFKKDAIAYAWELLTSKDWFGIDPAKLYVTIFEGDEGVPRDAEAYQFWLDAGVPAERIFEMGAKDNFWAMGDTGPCGPCSEIYYDLGQAAGEDPSVNKSFGEDEQRYVEIWNLVFMQFDRTITSSGPLLTPLPKPSIDTGMGLERIACVLQGVLSNFETDLFTPLIKRAEQLTGHKVQPDHEVDDRSQASLRIIADHARAATFLISDGVLPSNEGRGYVLRKIMRRGIRHGRLLGQEKPFMHEMVYAVRDEMAAAYPELKESADRVTKVVLAEEQQFARSLELGLRNMTEETLRDGVKAFSLYETFGMPLDFMVDAARDAGIQFDMDGFERARSEEQARARASWKGGSQKTAAPVYRELAKTEFEGYSSLKVEGAKILALVKDGVGVPELKAGEQGEAVLDATSFYADSGGQVGDTGWLYSDDHNTIVADVYGATKPVQGVFAHKVKVRQTLAVGDTVDTVVNAENRRSTERNHTGTHLLHAALREVLGKHVKQAGSLNDATRLRFDFSHFTGVAEEELEQIENIINQQVFANTKVETLVDVPIDVAVNELGAMALFGEKYGERVRVVKIGDFSTELCGGTHTSATGEIGVLKLVGESSVSSGVRRVEAVSGTGALSEFRRGFDVARVVGQVVGATSAAPADALRQRLASQEEEMKKLRRELEQMRMKSASAAVSDAASSAVEVKGVKVLAQRVDALDKSQMRNLVDELRGKLGSGVVVLGAAADGKVSLIVGVTKDLTGKVQAGKVVSQLAALVGGKGGGRPDLAEAGGSDAGALDGALSKASSVVEGLL; via the coding sequence ATGAGCTACAGGTCAGGAAGCCAGATTCGCGAAGATTTTCTGCGGTTTTTTGAGGGCAAGGGACACCGTCGAGTGCACTCGTCCTCGCTCGTTCCCGCAAACGATCCCACGTTGCTGTTTACCAACGCAGGAATGAACCAGTTCAAGGATGTCTTCCTGGGCCTGGAGAAGCGCGATTATGCTCGCGCCACGACCTCGCAGAAATGTGTGCGCGCCGGTGGCAAGCATAACGATCTGGAGAACGTCGGCTTCACCCGCCGTCACCACACCTTCTTCGAGATGCTGGGGAACTTCAGCTTTGGCGACTATTTCAAGAAGGACGCCATCGCATACGCATGGGAGCTTCTGACCTCGAAGGATTGGTTCGGGATCGACCCCGCGAAGTTGTACGTCACGATTTTTGAAGGTGATGAAGGTGTGCCTCGTGACGCTGAGGCCTACCAGTTCTGGCTCGACGCTGGCGTTCCCGCTGAGCGCATCTTCGAAATGGGGGCAAAGGACAACTTCTGGGCGATGGGCGATACCGGTCCGTGCGGTCCTTGTAGTGAGATCTATTATGACCTCGGCCAGGCTGCGGGAGAAGATCCTTCGGTCAATAAGTCCTTTGGTGAAGACGAACAGCGTTATGTCGAAATCTGGAACCTTGTCTTCATGCAGTTCGACCGCACGATCACTTCTAGTGGCCCGCTGCTCACTCCGTTGCCGAAGCCGTCGATCGATACCGGCATGGGCCTTGAGCGCATCGCATGTGTACTGCAGGGAGTTCTTTCGAACTTTGAGACCGATCTGTTCACGCCATTGATTAAGCGCGCCGAGCAATTAACTGGACACAAGGTTCAACCAGACCATGAGGTTGACGATCGTTCCCAGGCTTCTTTGCGCATCATCGCTGACCATGCGCGAGCAGCGACGTTTCTCATCTCCGACGGTGTTCTTCCTTCGAACGAAGGGCGCGGTTATGTGCTGCGTAAGATCATGCGCCGGGGCATCCGTCATGGCCGTTTGCTGGGGCAGGAGAAGCCCTTCATGCACGAAATGGTCTATGCCGTTCGTGATGAGATGGCCGCGGCCTATCCGGAACTGAAGGAATCTGCGGATCGTGTGACAAAGGTGGTGCTTGCTGAAGAACAGCAGTTTGCACGCTCCCTGGAGCTTGGTCTGCGCAACATGACCGAGGAGACGCTGCGCGACGGTGTGAAGGCATTCAGCCTCTACGAGACCTTCGGTATGCCGCTCGACTTCATGGTCGATGCTGCTCGTGACGCAGGCATTCAGTTCGATATGGATGGCTTCGAGCGCGCTCGCTCCGAAGAGCAGGCCCGCGCCCGCGCATCGTGGAAGGGCGGCTCACAGAAGACGGCGGCTCCGGTGTATCGCGAACTCGCCAAGACCGAGTTCGAAGGCTACTCATCGCTGAAGGTTGAAGGCGCGAAGATTCTCGCGCTGGTTAAGGATGGCGTTGGCGTGCCGGAGCTGAAAGCTGGAGAACAGGGCGAGGCCGTGCTCGATGCGACCAGCTTCTATGCGGACTCGGGCGGTCAGGTCGGTGACACTGGCTGGCTGTACTCGGATGACCACAACACCATCGTCGCCGATGTCTACGGAGCGACCAAGCCGGTGCAGGGTGTCTTCGCTCATAAGGTGAAGGTCCGGCAGACGCTGGCGGTTGGCGACACGGTCGACACTGTTGTGAATGCGGAGAATCGTCGCTCCACCGAGCGCAATCATACTGGAACTCATCTGCTGCACGCCGCTTTGCGCGAGGTTCTTGGCAAGCACGTCAAGCAGGCTGGCTCGCTGAACGATGCGACGCGCCTGCGGTTCGACTTCTCGCACTTCACCGGTGTCGCGGAGGAAGAGCTTGAGCAGATCGAGAACATCATTAACCAACAGGTTTTCGCCAACACCAAAGTCGAAACCCTGGTCGATGTTCCTATCGATGTAGCCGTCAACGAACTTGGCGCGATGGCACTCTTCGGTGAAAAGTACGGCGAACGCGTTCGCGTGGTGAAGATTGGCGATTTCTCCACCGAGCTCTGCGGAGGAACCCATACGTCAGCGACGGGTGAGATCGGAGTGCTCAAGCTGGTGGGCGAAAGCTCTGTCTCCTCCGGTGTCCGTCGTGTTGAAGCGGTCAGCGGAACGGGTGCGCTCAGCGAGTTCCGGCGCGGCTTCGATGTCGCCCGAGTGGTCGGACAGGTAGTGGGCGCAACCAGCGCGGCTCCTGCGGATGCTCTTCGCCAGCGACTCGCCTCGCAGGAAGAAGAGATGAAGAAGCTGCGCCGCGAGCTTGAGCAGATGCGGATGAAGTCGGCTTCAGCAGCCGTCTCCGACGCAGCCTCCTCCGCAGTTGAGGTGAAGGGCGTCAAGGTTCTTGCGCAGCGCGTCGATGCGCTCGATAAGAGCCAGATGCGCAACCTCGTCGACGAGCTGCGTGGCAAGCTGGGTTCCGGTGTCGTGGTGCTGGGCGCTGCGGCCGATGGCAAGGTCTCGCTGATCGTCGGAGTTACAAAAGATCTGACTGGCAAGGTGCAGGCAGGCAAAGTAGTTAGTCAGCTTGCAGCTTTGGTAGGCGGCAAGGGAGGCGGAAGGCCTGACCTCGCCGAAGCCGGCGGGAGCGATGCTGGCGCGCTCGATGGTGCCTTGTCTAAGGCGTCTTCTGTTGTTGAAGGTTTGTTATAG
- a CDS encoding N-acetylmuramoyl-L-alanine amidase has product MLVCKKLRGLGVWCAVCAAGLSCASAIAAKPSKTRGSAQKRVVELTPWEKASQGRDTLEAIPHNNRKRADYTRAMDRFRDIYHQNPGNKYAPPAVNAVAELLAEQGRDLNDTKSLKDAIAQYEFLRSQYPGSSLRVNALLAEAQIYENDLHDSAGAKEKYALFVKLYPRSERIEEAKAGLASLKAGNKTQASASSEPRITKRHTRETQSKEPAMSSRDAGMSSLAPMPTTAAAASNSQPRRSTAIPVSSNTDQNQPTAAATNSGIQNGPSHVASMTSRHGFAQVSGIRHWSTPNYTRVAIDLGDDVTYEAARVPNPDRIYFDLHDARLAQDLVGKNFTVTDDGFLKRIRAAQFSNDVTRVVLDVNDVTEYSAFLLPNPYRLIIDIHGKGQSTQIATNNPEPQPQTNTANVPAPRTAPDDKPSSRRPVPNSVATNNAGATTEVASLSDQPGKIEATKAPTSNPIAVVSSAHADDADSSSSNAARRSRRGKAAATNPATPARAAVPTADGETSLVRALGLKIGRIVIDAGHGGHDSGTIGVDGLQEKDVVLDVALRLGKLLHERLGAEIIYTRSDDTFIPLETRTAIANKAQADLFLSIHANSSRDPSARGVETYYLNFTSQPDALEVAARENAVSDQSIHQLSDLVKKITLKDKIDESREFASNVEENLYAGLQRGNAGLKNRGVKKAPFVVLIGANMPSILAEISFVTNPRDAEQLRQPEYRQRVAESLYKGVEKYEAGLSGTRTPVERASTR; this is encoded by the coding sequence ATGTTGGTGTGCAAGAAGCTGCGGGGTCTCGGGGTATGGTGTGCTGTTTGCGCAGCAGGACTAAGTTGTGCCAGTGCCATTGCTGCAAAGCCCTCGAAGACGAGAGGTTCTGCGCAGAAGCGTGTTGTTGAACTGACTCCGTGGGAGAAAGCCTCACAGGGACGCGATACGCTGGAGGCGATTCCGCATAACAACCGCAAGCGTGCTGACTATACGCGCGCAATGGACCGGTTCCGCGATATCTATCATCAGAATCCCGGAAACAAGTATGCACCCCCTGCTGTAAATGCTGTGGCTGAGTTGCTGGCTGAGCAGGGACGCGATCTCAACGACACCAAGAGTCTGAAGGATGCCATCGCGCAGTATGAATTTCTTCGAAGCCAGTATCCTGGCAGTTCGCTGCGCGTGAATGCTTTGCTGGCCGAGGCGCAGATTTATGAGAATGATCTGCATGACTCCGCTGGGGCAAAGGAAAAATATGCACTCTTCGTTAAGCTGTATCCGCGAAGCGAGCGGATCGAAGAGGCAAAGGCAGGTCTGGCATCGTTGAAGGCCGGGAATAAGACGCAGGCATCAGCGAGCAGCGAACCGCGAATTACGAAACGCCATACGAGAGAGACGCAGAGTAAAGAGCCTGCTATGTCTTCTCGTGATGCGGGTATGAGTTCGCTTGCTCCGATGCCGACGACCGCTGCTGCTGCGAGCAATTCACAGCCACGTCGCAGTACAGCGATTCCTGTGAGTTCGAACACAGATCAAAACCAGCCGACAGCTGCAGCCACCAATTCCGGTATCCAAAACGGACCATCGCATGTGGCTTCTATGACCAGTCGGCATGGCTTTGCGCAGGTTTCGGGAATCCGTCACTGGTCGACCCCGAACTATACGCGCGTGGCAATTGATCTTGGGGACGACGTGACCTATGAGGCTGCGCGCGTTCCGAATCCTGATCGCATTTATTTCGATCTTCACGATGCACGGCTGGCGCAGGATCTCGTCGGCAAAAACTTTACCGTAACCGACGATGGTTTTCTCAAGCGGATTCGTGCTGCACAATTCTCGAACGACGTCACCCGCGTCGTCCTGGATGTGAACGATGTTACGGAGTACTCGGCGTTTCTATTGCCGAACCCCTATCGCCTCATCATCGACATTCACGGCAAGGGACAATCGACACAGATTGCTACTAACAACCCTGAGCCTCAACCGCAGACGAACACTGCTAATGTTCCGGCTCCAAGAACTGCACCGGATGACAAACCATCTTCGCGGCGTCCTGTGCCGAACTCTGTGGCGACGAACAATGCTGGTGCGACAACCGAAGTGGCATCTCTGAGCGATCAACCCGGCAAGATCGAGGCAACGAAGGCCCCCACCTCGAATCCAATCGCTGTGGTTTCAAGCGCGCACGCAGACGATGCGGACAGCTCTTCCTCAAACGCGGCTCGCAGAAGCCGTCGTGGTAAAGCTGCAGCGACCAATCCGGCGACACCCGCGCGTGCGGCCGTTCCTACAGCCGATGGAGAGACTTCGCTGGTGCGCGCTCTCGGCCTCAAGATCGGCAGAATCGTGATCGATGCCGGTCACGGCGGTCACGACTCTGGAACCATTGGAGTCGATGGCCTGCAGGAGAAGGACGTTGTGCTCGACGTAGCGCTGCGACTGGGTAAGCTACTGCATGAACGACTTGGCGCCGAGATCATCTATACGCGCTCGGACGACACCTTTATCCCGCTCGAGACGCGCACTGCGATTGCGAACAAGGCACAGGCCGACCTGTTTCTCTCAATCCATGCCAACTCTTCGCGTGACCCCAGTGCTCGTGGAGTCGAGACCTACTACCTGAACTTCACCTCGCAGCCGGACGCTCTGGAAGTGGCCGCTCGTGAGAACGCGGTGAGCGACCAATCAATCCATCAACTGAGCGATCTGGTTAAGAAGATCACCTTGAAGGACAAGATCGACGAGTCCCGCGAGTTTGCTTCCAACGTAGAAGAGAACCTCTATGCGGGGCTTCAGCGTGGAAACGCCGGGCTGAAGAATCGCGGAGTTAAGAAGGCTCCCTTTGTGGTGCTGATCGGAGCGAACATGCCTTCGATCCTCGCAGAGATCTCATTCGTGACGAATCCGCGGGATGCGGAGCAGCTTCGCCAGCCGGAGTACCGGCAAAGGGTTGCGGAGAGCCTCTATAAGGGAGTCGAGAAGTATGAGGCCGGTCTAAGCGGCACTCGTACTCCTGTAGAGCGGGCCAGCACGAGATAG
- a CDS encoding dihydrofolate reductase family protein, which translates to MKASVFVGTSVDGFIARLDGGLDFLERGGSEPHGYEEFIAQVDTIVIGRKTFEFVLSFTPPWPYGTKRVVVLSSTHLNLSTLPGVPKDTVEQMSGPPSEIVARLAASGAQHLYVDGGVTVQRFLSAGLIQNLTITRVPVLIGEGIPLFGSLPTDLLLNHIATRHYPNGLVQSEYEIINPK; encoded by the coding sequence ATGAAAGCCTCGGTCTTTGTTGGAACCAGCGTCGATGGCTTCATTGCGAGGCTAGATGGCGGTCTCGACTTCCTCGAGCGCGGAGGCAGCGAACCCCATGGCTATGAGGAGTTCATCGCTCAGGTCGACACCATCGTCATCGGCCGCAAGACCTTCGAATTCGTCCTAAGCTTCACACCGCCCTGGCCCTACGGCACAAAGCGCGTCGTCGTCCTAAGCAGCACGCATCTCAATCTCTCCACCCTGCCCGGCGTACCGAAGGACACGGTCGAACAGATGTCCGGCCCTCCCTCCGAAATCGTCGCTAGACTCGCCGCCAGCGGAGCCCAACACCTCTATGTCGACGGCGGCGTCACCGTGCAGCGCTTCCTGAGTGCCGGCCTTATCCAGAACCTCACCATTACCCGCGTCCCTGTCCTCATTGGAGAAGGCATTCCACTCTTCGGCTCTCTCCCCACCGACCTCCTTCTTAACCACATCGCGACCCGACATTACCCCAACGGCCTCGTTCAGAGCGAGTACGAAATCATCAACCCTAAATAA
- a CDS encoding aminotransferase class V-fold PLP-dependent enzyme translates to MESGKKGWSRRDVLKNTGLISAAGAVAPAWSVALAAPVKGASAASGASMAGQILTKDQVPFTDGNFQDNLYTRIGVRPLINCRGTITAISGSTSLPEVKQAMYNASLYHVRLDEMMEALGAEFAKLSGAEWGVATTGTAAATCLATVACIAGTDVEKSQALPYIKKKDQVVIPKTSRNPYDIGVRMCGVELVEFSSPEELREKISERTAMMYILANPKWDDTPMSTKNLAAIAKEHGVPVFVDAAATELDLPNPHIEAGADLVAYSGGKNMRGPQSSGLLIGKKDLCKAAYFQGAPHHNYGRAMKISKEEAMGLLAAVRAWRKRDHEAEQKMWMGWAQSIADRMQGLPSVKATAYPATQKGSIDRSPGVRISWDANVVGITGTEMAKLLDEGTPRIVLGGTGTRPDHMESSVNINVYIMTPAEIKIVADTIYQHLKNPPRFENPVVPSGAPASVAGTWAVTIHYLRGTGEQQFVLKQDGNAVTGDQHGEIYNTTMSGAVHANEIALTSVLPVTGYPLTCHFTGKVDGNRMSGTVTLAEYGTAEWEAVRG, encoded by the coding sequence ATGGAGTCAGGGAAGAAGGGCTGGTCGCGTCGTGATGTTCTGAAGAACACAGGTTTGATCTCGGCTGCGGGAGCGGTGGCTCCGGCTTGGAGTGTTGCACTGGCGGCTCCGGTAAAAGGCGCCTCTGCTGCTTCAGGAGCATCGATGGCAGGGCAGATCCTGACCAAGGACCAGGTTCCTTTCACGGACGGCAATTTTCAGGACAACCTCTACACGCGGATTGGTGTGCGTCCGCTGATTAATTGTCGCGGAACCATCACGGCGATCAGCGGATCGACCTCGTTACCCGAGGTGAAGCAGGCGATGTACAACGCCTCGCTGTATCACGTGAGGCTGGACGAGATGATGGAGGCGCTGGGCGCTGAGTTCGCAAAACTGAGCGGAGCGGAGTGGGGCGTTGCGACCACTGGAACAGCGGCCGCAACCTGTCTTGCGACCGTGGCCTGCATCGCAGGAACGGACGTCGAAAAATCACAGGCCCTTCCTTATATCAAGAAGAAGGACCAGGTCGTGATCCCGAAGACCTCGCGCAATCCCTATGACATTGGTGTACGCATGTGCGGGGTGGAGCTGGTGGAGTTTTCGTCTCCCGAGGAACTGCGCGAGAAGATCAGCGAACGCACGGCGATGATGTATATCCTTGCCAATCCAAAGTGGGACGACACTCCCATGAGCACGAAGAATCTAGCTGCCATCGCGAAGGAGCATGGGGTTCCGGTGTTTGTGGATGCCGCAGCGACGGAGCTGGATCTGCCGAATCCTCATATTGAGGCAGGCGCGGACCTGGTGGCGTACTCCGGTGGCAAGAACATGCGGGGGCCGCAGTCCTCAGGTCTGCTGATCGGGAAGAAGGACCTGTGCAAGGCAGCGTACTTCCAGGGAGCACCACACCATAATTATGGTCGCGCGATGAAGATCAGCAAGGAAGAGGCGATGGGGCTGCTGGCCGCAGTTCGTGCATGGCGCAAGCGCGACCACGAGGCCGAGCAGAAGATGTGGATGGGCTGGGCGCAGTCGATCGCGGACCGTATGCAGGGGCTGCCTTCGGTGAAGGCGACAGCTTATCCTGCGACCCAGAAGGGCTCGATCGACCGCAGTCCGGGCGTACGGATCAGCTGGGATGCCAATGTCGTCGGCATTACCGGAACGGAGATGGCCAAGCTGTTGGATGAGGGGACCCCGCGCATCGTTCTGGGAGGCACGGGCACCCGTCCGGACCACATGGAAAGCTCGGTGAACATCAACGTCTACATCATGACCCCGGCTGAGATAAAGATTGTTGCGGACACGATTTATCAGCATCTGAAGAATCCACCGCGCTTTGAGAATCCGGTGGTTCCGAGTGGAGCACCTGCTTCAGTGGCGGGGACATGGGCAGTAACGATCCACTACCTGCGGGGGACGGGTGAACAGCAGTTTGTGTTGAAGCAGGATGGCAACGCTGTAACGGGAGATCAGCACGGCGAGATCTACAACACGACGATGTCGGGAGCGGTCCATGCCAATGAGATCGCGTTAACCAGCGTATTGCCGGTGACCGGTTACCCGCTGACCTGCCACTTTACCGGAAAGGTAGACGGCAATCGGATGTCGGGCACAGTGACGCTGGCTGAATATGGCACGGCAGAGTGGGAGGCTGTGCGGGGGTAG
- a CDS encoding SRPBCC domain-containing protein, which yields MTNKEPATTSTSRLIHADRQQAYAAFLDRDALLAWLPPAQMRAEIYSFDAHIGGGYSMSLFYPENEKNFRGKTSAKEDRVDVRFVELDPPYRIVESIRFVSDDPSFHGEMAMIANFDEVADGTNVTLRFTNLPPGLRPEDNDAGAQLSLKQLAKFLER from the coding sequence GTGACAAATAAAGAACCGGCGACAACCTCGACATCAAGACTCATCCATGCCGATCGCCAGCAAGCCTATGCAGCCTTCCTCGATCGCGACGCGCTGTTGGCATGGCTTCCTCCTGCCCAGATGCGAGCAGAGATTTACTCCTTCGACGCGCACATAGGAGGAGGTTACTCCATGTCGTTGTTCTACCCAGAAAACGAGAAAAACTTCCGTGGAAAAACCTCAGCGAAGGAAGATCGGGTCGATGTCCGCTTTGTAGAACTCGACCCGCCTTATCGAATCGTCGAATCGATTCGCTTTGTCAGCGACGATCCGTCCTTCCACGGCGAGATGGCCATGATTGCAAACTTTGACGAAGTCGCTGATGGAACCAACGTGACGTTGCGCTTCACCAATCTTCCTCCCGGCCTTCGGCCAGAAGACAACGATGCCGGCGCACAGCTAAGTCTGAAGCAACTTGCAAAGTTTCTCGAGCGATAA